One genomic segment of Brevinematales bacterium includes these proteins:
- the pyrB gene encoding aspartate carbamoyltransferase, which yields MKLKHVIESQQFTKESLEELFDVAHIMEKLSTQVKTLTNKIMISLFYEPSTRTRLSFESAMIRLGGSVASTENAQNFSSAAKGETLEDTIRVLSGYGDVIVLRHHEAGAAHRASEVSEIPIINAGDGAGQHPTQSLLDIFTIKKEIGHIDGTKIAMVGDLANGRTVRSLAYLLAKYNGIKMYFVSPPNVKMGADIKEHLEKHGVDYEENSDLREVAGKVDVIYQTRVQRERFASIDEYEKAHGIYIIDNEILDILPKSSIVMHPLPRVDEIKYEVDKDPRAAYFRQAHNGLYIRMALLSILLENR from the coding sequence ATGAAACTCAAGCATGTCATCGAATCTCAGCAATTCACAAAAGAATCGCTGGAAGAGCTCTTTGATGTCGCGCATATCATGGAAAAACTCTCCACCCAGGTAAAAACTCTGACCAATAAAATAATGATCTCCCTGTTTTACGAGCCGTCCACCCGCACGCGTCTGTCGTTCGAATCGGCGATGATACGTCTGGGCGGTAGCGTGGCGTCGACGGAAAACGCGCAGAACTTTTCCTCGGCGGCGAAGGGCGAAACTCTCGAGGATACGATACGCGTCCTCAGCGGGTACGGCGACGTGATCGTCCTGCGTCATCACGAGGCCGGCGCGGCGCACCGTGCCAGCGAAGTCAGCGAAATCCCCATTATCAACGCCGGAGACGGCGCCGGACAGCACCCCACGCAGTCGCTTCTCGATATATTTACCATCAAGAAGGAAATCGGGCATATCGACGGGACGAAAATCGCGATGGTGGGCGATCTTGCAAACGGACGCACCGTTCGTTCGCTCGCGTACCTTCTCGCGAAATACAACGGTATAAAAATGTACTTCGTCTCTCCCCCGAATGTTAAGATGGGCGCCGATATCAAGGAACATCTGGAGAAGCACGGGGTGGATTATGAGGAAAATTCCGATCTCCGGGAGGTCGCCGGTAAGGTGGATGTTATCTACCAGACGAGAGTCCAGAGGGAACGGTTCGCGTCTATTGACGAATATGAGAAGGCGCACGGGATTTATATTATCGATAATGAGATATTGGATATACTGCCGAAAAGTTCGATTGTCATGCACCCTTTGCCGCGTGTGGACGAGATAAAGTACGAAGTCGATAAAGACCCCCGCGCCGCTTATTTCCGTCAGGCGCATAACGGTCTCTATATCAGAATGGCGCTCCTGTCCATTCTGCTAGAGAATCGGTAG
- a CDS encoding tetratricopeptide repeat protein has product MNNGKGISFKPRVMAIYFIVLSMVTLVLAGCNFFEWANPSFTGFNTQSFTEKGQQLYNDGDYDGALSAYSNALVIDPGNSKARVGFARAAFWHFLPDFMMALSAEMLNNSNFQAEDLFTVIASPAGQKAIQLFPNQKFYQSIIGILNSPYGIVNGLGDGVITGDSLEANLMLLISYMFDLTFSMLDYNNDGVFGGPGDIMALSNDGTTTTPVFIMDFEAMMSNITATMEVNESNSGSNIIGTLENAHDSIENMLILMKFLNDKLYVIDDIKGCLLRPKRYLELFDTNLVKLLGLGSLGGGFATFYDSMLDASTNSNSVSGLADLFAYYTMANGMVAQFQTPLNDFHEVIVGTQAFYLHVSNFIPSPWASHTGGLKSLTETWSDLTNIGTNNLNSLISNLTNSFSMSELSNLLQLFSGMFGS; this is encoded by the coding sequence ATGAATAACGGTAAGGGAATTTCATTTAAACCGCGCGTCATGGCAATTTACTTCATAGTGTTGTCGATGGTGACACTCGTATTGGCAGGATGTAACTTCTTCGAATGGGCTAACCCTTCATTCACGGGATTCAACACGCAGTCGTTCACCGAGAAGGGACAACAGCTCTATAACGACGGGGATTATGACGGCGCGTTGTCGGCCTATTCCAACGCGTTGGTGATCGACCCCGGCAATTCTAAAGCGAGGGTCGGATTCGCGCGCGCGGCGTTCTGGCATTTCCTTCCCGATTTTATGATGGCCCTTTCCGCGGAGATGCTGAATAATTCCAACTTCCAGGCGGAAGATCTCTTCACTGTTATCGCGTCTCCCGCCGGACAGAAGGCAATCCAGCTCTTCCCTAACCAGAAATTTTACCAATCTATCATAGGTATCCTGAATAGCCCATACGGTATCGTTAACGGATTGGGCGATGGCGTCATTACGGGGGATAGTCTCGAAGCAAACCTGATGCTTCTCATTTCATACATGTTCGACCTTACTTTCTCGATGCTGGATTATAATAACGACGGGGTTTTCGGCGGTCCGGGCGACATTATGGCCCTTTCTAACGACGGGACTACCACGACCCCGGTATTCATTATGGACTTCGAGGCGATGATGTCGAATATTACGGCGACGATGGAAGTCAACGAATCCAATTCCGGTTCGAATATCATCGGCACGCTGGAAAATGCGCATGATAGTATCGAAAATATGTTGATACTGATGAAATTCCTGAACGATAAACTCTATGTAATCGATGATATTAAGGGTTGTTTACTCCGTCCGAAACGCTATCTCGAGTTATTCGATACCAATCTTGTGAAATTACTGGGTTTAGGTTCGTTAGGCGGCGGATTTGCAACGTTTTACGATTCCATGCTGGACGCGTCGACGAACTCCAACTCAGTCAGCGGTCTCGCGGATTTATTTGCATACTACACTATGGCGAACGGGATGGTCGCGCAGTTCCAGACCCCGTTAAACGATTTCCATGAGGTAATTGTCGGCACGCAGGCTTTTTACCTGCATGTCTCGAATTTTATCCCGTCTCCATGGGCGAGTCATACAGGCGGATTAAAGAGCCTCACCGAAACATGGAGCGACCTCACGAATATCGGTACGAATAACCTGAACTCACTGATATCCAACTTAACGAATAGTTTTTCGATGAGTGAATTGAGTAATCTTTTACAACTGTTCTCGGGTATGTTCGGTTCATGA